One Columba livia isolate bColLiv1 breed racing homer chromosome 29, bColLiv1.pat.W.v2, whole genome shotgun sequence genomic window, CTGGTCTGCGTGCTCTGGAAGGTGAGGGACGGGGACAGCGGGACGGGTCCCCTCCTGTGCCAGTGGGTCTCCTGGATGTGCTGTGCCACCCCCTGCCACGGCCcccagtgctgtgctgtgccaccTCAGCCATGTCATGCTGTGTCGCACCGCGCCACCCTGTGCCGTGTCCCCTGGTGCTGCGCTGGGTCCCCTGGACATGCTGTGCCACCCCAGCCGTGCCATTCTGTGTCACTCTGTGCCGTCCTGTGCCACGCTGTgccaccccagctgtgccaCGCTGTGCCACACCACGCCATGCCACCCCAGCTGTGCCGTGTCACCCAAGATGTGCCATGTCACCCCAACCATGCTGTGTCATGCCACCCTGTGCCACCCCTTGCCATGCCACCCGCCCGGCTCTGCCCACCTCTCCCTCTCGCTCCCTCCCCAGTGCGGCTTCTTCCAGCGGAGCGGCCAGGGGTCCCGCTATCCCCCCAGCTACCACCGGGCACACCGGGGCCGGCAGCCCTCGGCGGAGCAGCGGGCGGGAGAGCGGTGACACCGGTTGTCCCCCCAGGCCTGGTGACGTGGCCGTGCAGGGGTGCGCCAGGGTTTGCGGTGCCCGAGCTGGGGTGTGCAATGgtctgcagagctggtgggCGGTTGCGCGAGGGTTTGCAGCACTGGTGCACAATTGTGCCATGGTTTGAACGTCCACACCGCACGTGCAAGGGTTCACAGCGCCCGAGCCGGGACGGTCAGTGGTTTGTGGTGCTCAGACTGGGCTGTGCAATGGTTTGCGGTGCCCGAACCGGGACGTGCGGGGGTGTGCGGTGTACGATGGTGTGCGGTGTACGATGGTGTGCGGTGTACGATGGTTTGTGGTGTATGATGGTGTGCGGTGTACGATGATGGTGTGCGGTGTATGATGATGGTTTGCGGTGTATGATGGTTTGTGGTGTATGATGGTGTGCGGTGTACGATGATGGTGTGCGGTGTACGATGATGGTTTGCGGTGTACGATGATGGTTTGCGGTGTACGATGATGGTGTGCGGTGTATGATGATGGTGTGCGGTGTACGATGATGGTGTGTGGTGTACGATGATGGTTTGTGGTGTACGATGGTGTGCGGTGTATGATGATGGTGTGCGGTGTACGATGATGGTTTGTGGTGTACGATGGTGTGCGGTGTATGATGATGGTGTGCGGTGTACGATGATGGTGTGCGGTGTACGATGATGGTGTGCGGTGTATGATGGTGTGTGGTGTACAATGATGGTTTGCGGTGTACGATGATGGTGTGCGGTGTATGATGATGGTTTGCGGTGTATGATGATGGTGTGCGGTGCACGATGATGGTGTGCGGTGCACGATGATGGTTTGCGGTGTATGATGATGGTGTGCGGTGTACGATGATGGTGTGCGGTGTACGATGATGGTGTGCGGTGTATGATGATGGTTTGCGGTGTACGATGATGGTTTGCGGTGTACGATGATGGTGTGCGGTGTATGATGATGGTTTGCGGTGTATGATGGTTTGTGGTGTATGATGGTGTGCGGTGCACGATGATGGTGTGCGGTGTACGATGATGGTGTGCGGTGTACGATGATGGTTTGCGGTGTATGATGGTGTGCGGTGTACGATGATGGTGTGCGGTGTACGATGATGGTTTGCGGTGTATGATGGTGTGCGGTGTACGATGATGGTGTGCGGTGTACGATGATGGTTTGTGGTGTACGATGGTGTGCGGTGTATGATGGTGTGCGGTGTATGATGATGGTGTGCGGTGTACGATGATGGTTTGTGGTGTACGATGGTGTGCGGTGTACGATGATGGTGTGTGGTGTACAATGATGGTTTGCGGTGTACGATGATGGTGTGCGGTGTATGATGATGGTGTGCGGTGTACGATGATGGTTTGCGGTGTATGATGGTGTGCGGTGTACGATGATGGTGTGTGGTGTACGATGATGGTTTGCGGTGTATGATGGTGTGCGGTGTACGATGATGGTGTGCGGTGTACGATGATGGTTTGTGGTGTACGATGGTGTGCGGTGTACGATGATGGTGTGCGGTGTACGATGATGGTGTGCGGTGTATGATGGTGTGTGGTGTACAATGATGGTTTGTGGTGTACGATGATGGTGTGCGGTGTACGATGATGGTTTGCGGTGTATGATGATGGTTTGCGGTGTACGATGATGGTGTGCGGTGTACGATGATGGTGTGCGGTGTATGATGATGGTGTGCGGTGTACGATGATGGTGTGCGGTGTATGATGATGGTTTGCGGTGTATGATGATGGTGTGCGGTGTACGATGATGGTGTGCGGTGTATGATGATGGTTTGCGGTGTACGATGATGGTGTGCGGTGTATGATGGTGTGCGGTGTACGATGATGATGGTGTGCGGTGTATGATGATGGTTTGCGGTGTATGATGATGGTTTGCGGTGTACAATGATGGTTTGCGGTGTACGATGGTGTGCGGTGTACGATGATGGTGTGCGGTGTACGATGATGGTGTGCGGTGTACGATGATGGTGTGCGGTGTATGATGATGGTGTGCGGTGTATGATGATGGTGTGCGGTGTATGATGGTGTGCGGTGTACGATGATGATGGTGTGCGGTGTATGATGATGGTTTGCGGTGTATGATGATGGTTTGCGGTGTACGATGGTGTGCGGTGTACGATGGTGTGCGGTGTACGATGATGGTGTGCGGTGTACGATGATGGTGTGCGGTGTACGATGATGGTTTGCGGTGTATGATGATGGTTTGCGGTGTACGATGATGGTGTGCGGTGTACGATGATGGTGTGCGGTGTATGATGATGGTTTGCGGTGTACGATGATGGTGTGCGGTGTATGATGGTGTGCGGTGTACGATGATGATGGTGTGCGGTGTACGATGATGGTGTGCGGTGTATGATGATGGTTTGCGGTGTATGATGGTTTGCGGTGCACGATGATGGTGTGCGGTGTACGATGATGGTGTGCGGTGTACGATGATGGTGTGCGGTGTATGATGGTTTGCGGTGTACGATGATGGTGTGCGGTGTACGATGATGGTGTGCGGTGTATGATGATGGTGTGCGGTGTATGATGATGGTGTGCGGTGCACGATGATGGTGTGCGGTGTATGATGATGGTTTGCGGTGTATGATGGTTTGCGGTGCACGATGATGGTGTGCGGTGTACGATGATGGTGTGCGGTGTACGATGATGGTGTGCGGTGTATGATGGTGTGCGGTGTATGATGATGGTGTGCGGTGTACGATGATGGTGTGCGGTGTATGATGGTGTGCGGTGTATGATGATGGTGTGCGGTGTATGATGGTGTGCGGTGTACGATGGTGTGCGGTGTACGATGATGGTGTGTGGTGTACGATGATGGTGTGCGGTGTACGATGGTTTGCGGTGTACGATGATGGTTTGCGGTGTACGATGGTTTGCGGTGTACAATGGTTTGCGGTGTATGATGATGGTGTGCGGTGTATGATGGTGTGCGGTGTACGATGATGGTGTGCGGTGTACGATGATGGTGTGCGGTGTACGATGACGGGTTCCGGTGCACAAGCCGGGGTGGCGGGTCCTGGTGCCCCCGCGGCCCCTGACCCGCGCTGTGCCctcagctggggtttttccGGCGGGCGCGCGCGGCGCCGCCGGCCGTGCCGCAGTTCCACGCCGTGAGGATCCCGCGGGAGCAGCGGCAGCACCTGCGCGAGGGGAAGCTCGGCACCATCCAGCGCAAGGAGTGGGCGGCCCTGGGCGAGGCCGCCGACGGCCGCGTCACCCCCAGCTCCGCGTGACCCCGTGGAGGCGGCGCGGGGCTGTGGGGGCGGGCGTGGGACGCGGGGCACGGGAGGCAAGGGGAGGAGCCCGTGGAGACGTgtggggagggacagggacacggacACGCGTGCGGGGACAGCGGGAGGGGGCCCGTTGGCCCAGCGGGGCGGGGACTCAGCCCCACGGCCATGAGCGACCCAATAAAACCAACCGCCCCTCTATAGACGCCGTGTCCCTCCTTCCCAGCCTGGGGGTGCCGCCATCATGGGTGTGGCTGGGGGGGGTGGGGCGGCACTGGGCGCGCCGCCATGATGGgtgtggctggggagggagagcaCCGGGAGCGCCGCCATGACTGGTGTGGCGGGGCAGGGTGTGCGGTGATGGGTGTGTTAGTCTTGACGGGCCCTGTTTGCGGATAACGGGCTCGTCGCCGTCCCCGCCCGTGGGCTGCGCCGCGTCGCCCCCGCCCCGTGGCCCCCGCCCCACCGGCAACGGCAGAGGAGAAAGGAGCGGGAGCGCCACCCTGCCCTTAGTCAAGATGGCGGGGCCCTGACCTAAGATGGCGCCGCTGCTTTAAAATGGCGGCACCTCCTGCTGCTTCAGTGCGCATGATGGTGACGTCAGTCATCTTCCTGTGGATGCCCGGAAGCGACGCCGTCCGTGATGGCGGCGGGGAGGAGGGCGCTGCCGAGCGGCCGGACCCTGCTCTGCCGGGGATGGTGAGGGAcccgcggggggcggcgggcgggatGGAGCTCGGTCCTCCCCGGGCCGGGAGGGGCTTTTCCGGGGAACTCCATCTCCTCTCCGTCCCCCCAgacccgccgccccccgccctgATGGCGTCGGGCGCCACGAGCCGCTCCGAGGACGAGGAGTCTCTGGCGGGACAGAAGCGGGGCTCAGCGCCCGCCGCGGGCACCGTCCCCAAGCGCCGCAGCTCCTCCCGGTAGGtggcggggccgcgggggggcggcggggctgaGCCGGCGCGGGGGCGGCTCGGGAGCGTCGATGCCCCGCAGGTTCATCAAGCGGAAGAAGTTCGACGATGAGCTGGTGGAGAGCAGCCTGGCCAAGCCCTCCAGCCGCGCCAAGGGCGCCGGGGGCGCCGAGCCCGCGCGCGGCTCGGGGAGCGAGCCCTCCTCGGGCGAGAAGAAGAAGGTGAGGGGACAGCGGGACGGCGCGGGGGGCCCGGAGGCCCGCGCTCACCCGCCTGTGCCCGCCCAGGTCGCCAAGGCGGTGGCCGCCCCCGCGGCACCCAGCCCCgcgcccccccaccccggcctGGCCAAGCGCGTGAAGAAGAGCAAGCAGCCCCCCCCGGTCACCAAGGACTTGGGGCGCTGGAAGCCGGCGGACGACCTGCTGCTCATCAACGCCGTGCTGCAGGTGAGGAGCTGCGCCCCGCGTCCCGGGCGGTCACCCCCCGCTTTGGGATCGGCCCCTGCGGGCTGCTCAGATACTCTGATTCGTGGTGGCGGTGATGGTTATTGCCCCTGGGGACTACTCGGGTATTTTTAGTCATTGTTATCGTTATTATTATGATCTGTAATTGTCACTATTGTTCCTGTTACTACTGTTATTATAATAATATCGTATTTTTGCAGTGAGAAACTTAAGCAGGGAAGAGTGTTTATTTAAGCGGTGAGGAACAGAAGCGTTCCGCGTGCAGGGCTCATTCGCTGTGACTCCCTGTAAAACGGTCCCGTTCATGATTATTTTGTCGTTTGATCGTTATTGTGTTTGAGGACCAGGGTTATTTTCAAACACAGGCCTGAACTGTTTAAACAGAGATTTAGTGACTTATTCCTCGTGGCTGGAAACGGCAGCGccgggcgccggacccgcgcgGCCTTGGGTCAGACTCTTTAGGTTGTAGATTCTTTAGGTTGTAGCTTTTTAAAACCGTTTTAGTTGTATTTTCATAGAGCAGGTGAGGATGAAACCGCTCGTCCgaccttttcttttggctgaaCAGTGGACGGTTGGGCTTGAGCATCTTCCAGCTCCTTCCCAACCCGAATTACTCAAGGATTTTGTGGCAATTCTCTCATTTTTCCGTCCCCCCGCTCCCCAGACCAACGACTTGACCTCGGTGCACCTGGGGGTGAAGTTCAGCTGCCGCTTCAACCTGCGGGAGATCCAGGAGCGCTGGTACGCGCTGCTCTACGACCCCGTCATCTCCAAGTGAGCGCGGGCGGTATTTCCTGGGGGGTTTCACGGGTTGTTGCGGGGGGGGTCTCAGCGCCTGTTCCCGCTCAGGCTGGCGTGCCAGGCCATGCGGCAGCTGCACCCCGAGGCCATCGCCGCCATCCAGAGCAAAGTGCTCTTCAGCAAAGCCGAGGAGCAGCTGCTCACTAAGGTGGGATCGGTAAGAGCCGGGGGCGTCTCaggtgctgggggggtcctgggtgtccccaggtgccccCACGTGTCCCTTGTCCCCCGCAGAGCAGCCAGCCCACGCTCGACAccttccaggagctgctgcacaaGCACCCCGACGTCTTCTACCCGTCGCGCACGGCCAAGGCGCTGCAGCTGCACTGGCAGCTCATGAAGCAGTATTACCTGCTGGACGACCAGACCGGTGAGCGCCCCGGCGCCCCCCCCGCCCGTCACCGCTGCCGCGGTCCCTCACCGCCCCCGCGCTGCCCCTGCAGTGCAGCCGCTGCCCAAGGGCGACCAGGTGCTGAACTTCTCGGACGCCGAGGACGCGCTCGATGACAGCAAACTCAAGTGagggggacacgggtgacacgGTGCTGATGACAGGCTACAGGGAGGTTtttgtggggctggagggggcagAAGCCAcgctgggcgggggggggggtcacaATCTCATTGTTTCTCCTCCACAGGGACGTGCGGGACGAGGTGCTGGAGCACGGTGAGTCCCCCCGCTCCCTTCTGTGCACCCCAAATGGGGGTGGGGTGGCCCAGAAACCTCCCAgatccccccagccccccttgtcccccccaGAGCTGACGGTGGCCGACAGGCGCCAGAAACGGGAGATccggcagctggagcaggagctgcacaAGTGGCAGGTGCTGGTCGACAGCATCACCGGTGAGCGCCGGGGGGCCTGTGTCCGTCTGTCCTCCCCGCCGTCTGTCTGTCCGGTCACCCTGTTTCTTCACACCCCGCAGGCATGAGCTCCCCAGATTTCGACAGCCAGACGCTGGCTGTGCTGCGGGGCCGCATGGTGCGCTACCTCATGCGCTCCCGCGAGGTGAGTGCAGGGGTTGTGCCCCCCCTCCTCAGCGACCCCCCGAATTTCCCAGGGAGCCCCCCCTGatgccttcccctcccccccagaTCACGCTGGGCAGAGCCACGAAGGACAATCAGATCGACGTGGACCTGGCGCTGGAGGGGCCGGCCTGGAAGATCTCGCGCAagcagggtggggaggggacGGGGCTTTGGGGAGCGCTCTGaagccgccccccccccccgtttTACCCCCCCTCACCCCATTTtacccccctcccccccgcccagGCGTGATTAAGCTGAAGAACAACGGGGATTTCTTCATTGCTAACGAGGGCCGGCGCCCCATCTACATTGACGGGCGCCCCGTGCTCGGCGGCAACAAGTGGAAGCTCAACAACAACTCGGTGGTGGAGGTGGGTCCGGGGGGCCTGGGGGCCCTGGGGGCTCCTGGGGTCCCCCCCTCACCCGCTGCCCCCCCGCAGATCGCCAGCCTCCGCTTCGTGTTCCTCATCAACCAGGACCTCATCGCCCTCATCAAGGCGGAGGCGGCCAAGCTGGCGCAGCAGTGACCCAGGGACAAGGGGGGGTCCCCATGgggacccccagctcctccaggtgcccccccagctcctcagTGCTCGTTCTGGGCaaatggggcagagtggagcacaattcctgaatttttaaaagctccATGTTTGGGTTTGATTTAATTAATTTGTTCAATTGATTCAGGAAAAGTTTAAttagagagggaaagaaaaaataaccccCGTGGGAAAAAAGTTGGGAGGGCAGCGCCGGCCCCCCCTTGAATTGTGAGCGTGGCCCCCCCTGCTCCTTCATCgctggaagggaagggggaggaggaCGAGCGGGGCTGCAGGGAACGGAACAAAACAATATGAAGagattttgaataaaataaagagactcccaggaaaataaagagatttgaataaacagcaaaacGAGGGGGAAGGGGCCCGTTTCGGGGGTCACCCCCGCCCCCCCGTGTTGCTCCTGGACGGCGCCGCTGGTGACAGCGGTGGCACCGAACGCGGCCCCTCGGCTCAGCTCCGGGCCAGCACGTTTTTCTTTgcaaggtgatttttttttgaggggaaaaggggacggggtggggggggcggaCCCCCCCGTGAGGAGAATGGGgggcagagaggaaaagaaaagccccAATGGCACCAACGTCGCAGTGTAAACGTGTCCGAGCGGcccccccgggccgggccgggggctcaggacTTGGCGCGGGGTTTGCgctggggcagccccggggcgggggggcccgGGGGGGCCTGGCCCGGGGGGCGGTGCGGGCCGGGGGGGCCTGTGTGCCGCTGGGGTTTGGGGCCCACTCGGGGTCTCTTTgtcccctgaaaaaaaaaagggggggcgGTAGTGAGCAGCTCTGGTAACACCCaaccccccaccccctttttgGAGGAAACGAGAAAAGCAGAACCCCCCCCCAGTCCAAAAATGGGGTGACCGGCCCCAAGAGGCCGTGGGGGTGCGGTTACctctggggacagctggggagggcgggcggcagcgctgcccccCCCCGAGGGCGCCGGTGGCTTCTTGGGGACGCTggtggcggcgggggggggcgcggggggggccGCGGGGGCGCCGGAGCTGCAGCGCGGGCGCGTGGAGTAGCTGTTCCGGGGGTGGGAAACTGCACGACAAAGAaggcccccccgcccccccgagAACATGAGATGGGACCCAAAACCATTGCCCTGCGGGGGCGACGCCACGGGGCCACGAGGGCCCGGGGCTGCCTGTGCTGACCGGATGCCATGGTGGGGGCTCCTTCACCCCCCGGTGCATTTTGGGGCAAATCAGGGGGTTTTAGGGCTGGACtgagggggttttggggacagACCTGGGGGTTTGGGgcagatttggggtttttgggggcAGACTGACAGGGTTTTGGGGCTGGATTGAGGGGGTCTGGGGGCAGactggggggttttgggggcagatttgggggtgtgggggcagagcggggggtgtgggggtgctCACCGTGCCCGAAGGCGGCGATGCTCCGTTTCAGCGCCTCCAGGTCGCAGCTGAACCGCGCCGCCCGGCCCAGCTCCTCGTCGTACTTGCGCTCGCTCacaaaatgcttaaaaacaatttAGAAAGCGCGTTAACCCCCCAAATTACAGGGCACGGGGCAGAAACTGGGGTGAAAACCTCCCCGTTTGGCTCCAGCGGGAGCCGAGCCGGGAGCCGGTTCAAAAGCCCcttggggaggagggagcggcCGTGCCGGCCCACGGAAACACAAAAATGGGGGTTTTTGGTGATTTCCCCGCGCAGCCGGCCCAGCGGCCCCGGCGGCGAGGGCTGCAAAGCGAGCCGTGCGCCCCGCGTTCACATCTGGACGCTCAGTGGCTGCCCCAAATCAGCGTTTTACAAACCCAATGATTTTAAACAGCGGCCGGGACGAGGGGCCCGCGGGGAACGCGAGCGCGACGGACGCGCCAGGAGGCGCGTTCGGGAGGGTCGGAAACCACGGGATCGCGAGTAACGCGGCGCGGCGCTGCGGGGAACTCGGGGGTCGAGGGCTGGGAGCCGGAGCAACTGCCCAATCTGACCTTGATGTCGGCGCGGAGCTCGCCCAGCTGCTCGTCCGACATGCGCACGGCCACGTCCGCCAGCTTCTTCAGCGCCTCCGCCCGCCTCTGCCGCCCCCCCAGCATCTCCACTGCAAAACAACCCGAAACGCCAAAACAATGCACCAAAACCCCAGAGCACGGAACAAACCCCCCGGCAGCCGCGCCCACCAGCCGTTCCCGATGCCCGGGACCCGGCTCCCACCACCGGTGCAGCTTGTGTCCTATCAAAGCACCGTTACGGCCAACCCGCAGCACCTCTCCCGTCCCCGTCCCCTGAGGAGCCGCGGAGAACGCGGTTTGTGCGGGGCAGCAACGCCCTGACCCATCCGCCAAACTCAAGGCACGAGCTGGGGGGCTTTCAGGGCGCCGTCAGACGTGTCGGGGCGGACGGGACGGGGCGGACGGGACGGGGTGGATGTGACGGGGCGGACGTGTCGGGGTGGACGTGACGGGGAGGATGTGACGGGGTGGATGTGACGGGGTGGATGTGACGGGGTGGACGTGACGGGTGGACGTGACGGGGAGGATgtgatggggctctgagcaacgtgACCTGggtgaaaaatcacagaatcgcgGAACGGTTTGGGTAGGGAGGGACGGGCTCGATGAGCTCTGACAGCCCCTGCAAAGCCAAATTATTCTGCGATCCTGTACTCAGGAATaacatgaaaaatcacagaaatggGCTCTTACTTGCTTCTGCCTTCACTTTGTCCATCTCGGCCAGCAACGCCACCTCCCGATCCATCAGGCTGGGGAAAAAGGAGAACACTGAGCATTCCAATGCAAACCGGTGCCGTGCCAGAGGCGGGCGGGGGGGCAGACaccggcgggggggggggcagacACCAGCAGGGGGCAGCACGAGCCGACCAGCAGCTGCCGCTTTTGTTCTGGAAGAGTTGGATGGCCTTGAACTTGCTGCGGccttggggacacggggctggggacacggggggaacaggggctgggggacactggaGGGACACggggttggggacacagggtgggGGACACGGGAAGAAcacggggctgggggacacggggctgggggacacggggctgggggacacggggctgggggacacggcCACTGTGCTCCGGTACAAGTCGGAGCCGCTTTCCCTCCCCCCTGGACTTTATCACCACAGAAAACACGGCAAAAAGCCACCGCAATGACAACAATTATACGTCACCTATTAATTACTCCCGCTTGTTTCGGTTTCAGCTCCCTCAATATAAAAGCAAAGCCTGTCCCGCGTTCCTGCTTCTCGGCCCTTCCACACCCACCacggctttttctttttgcctttttagcCACAAAGGTTTTGCCCCAAAACGggcagaatatttattttagcgCCAGGGAAGCCGGAGGAGCATCTGAAATGCAAAGGGGGCCGGCGCCGCCCGCGCGGCGGAGCCCGATCGATTCCAACAATTCCCCCGAACAGCCGCGCTGACATCCGGCTCCTCCCGTTGATTTATCGCCCCGTCCATCTGCCGCTTCGCTTTTCTACGGGCAGGGGCTGTTTCTGCTCCGCGCGCAGGGGGGGCCGAGACCAACCGCACAGACACGGGGCTGAGCTGAGCCCGACCACACAGACACGGGGCTGAGCCCGACCGCACAGACACGGGGCTGAGCCCGACCGCACAGTGGCTGCTAGTGACTAATTTGGGTGCAGGAGGGCCCTTGCGGAGCAGAACCAGGTTGTTTTCCCCCCACCTGCTTTTCACAGGTCATTTTTAGCGCTCTTTCGGCTCATTTTCCGGCTGTTTTTCCCCCGCTTGCGGCAGCAAGCGGTGCCGGCGCCGCCGCGCTCGTTGAACTGGGGGGTGGGAGCTCGGCCGGAGCCGGCACCGCGGTTCCAGCGGTCGGCTCAGAGCCCAGAGCGCCCCATCCTGGGTAAGATCCCACCGAGCGGGACGGCGGCGCCTCAGAACTGACGAGGGGAAGCGGATAAACCCGTAACTGCTAAAGACTAAATAATTCTGATGAAACAAGGGTGACCTGCATCACTTCCAACACGCATTGTTATTTTTCCCTGTCGGCAGAAAGTGAAATATTGAAGaaatgcagggacaggaggaatGCCCAGCTCAGGGCTCCTGGTCGCGTCCAGCCCAGAAAAGCGAACCCTCTGCAAATAGGAGGCCGAGCAGCCCCCGGGGCGCGGACAGGCCGGGTTTGGGAGGCCGACAGGCACAACGCCCACGCTGGCGGCTCCTCCTCATCCTCGCCCTCTGACACGAACACGAGGGAAGATGCAGGTCAGAACGCTCAGAAATTCTGCGCCTCGCCCCGCCGGGCGCAGGTTGAACCAGCCGCGCTTTGCGCCTTAAATATCCCGTcccagcagagcaaagctgccGTTAAACCGGGCCTGAGTTTGGTCGGGAGGGTTTAAAAACCCGCTAATCACCCGCTGGACCAGGAAGCGAGTTGGAAAACACCAGAAGGAAACACGACAGGCGAAGGTACAAGTGACGGTGTCACTCGTGGGGCGCGGTGCCCGGCGTTTGCCGAAGGAGGCTCCCGGCTCACGGAACCGCGTCCTGCTGCCGCGCTCTTATCGCGCCGGCGGCTCCGACGTGACGCACCAGAGACCAAACAACCCAAAGGGCGAGGGGCGGCTGAGACGCAGCCGGTGACGCCGAGGGAACGGCGTTTGCCATCGCAGCTGCTCTGACGGGCAGATCGAATGGAAATGAAAACCACCGCACCAACACAACCCCGCTGCGTCAATAACAGCGAATCGGCGTCGGCGAAGGAGACGGAGCCGCTGGCGAAGGAGCAAACAACAGCGGTGAAAGCTCGAGCCGGGGCCACAAAGCCCTTGGGGTAAACGCAAAGCCCTTCAGCGGCGCGGAGCGCGGGGACACCTGTAACCCCCTCAGCCCCTTCAAACGTCGCCTGCGGGTGTTCTCAGCACACGCTGGGATCAAACACCAGCCGGGCGACCCCGGGAGCGCGTTTCCCAGCGGCGACGCTCGCGCGCGGGAGCACGTTCGGCGCCGGCGACTGAGCCGCACGCCGCCACCAGCGCTTCCGCCCGGGAGGCCGCGCGGGCTTCTGGACGTCAACGGGTTGTGACAGAGTCCGCAAATCTGCCGGTACCTACGGCAATCCTCCAGCGCGAGAGCAAATCCAGCTCTTGTCAAGTGCTCTCGCTCCAGGCAAGAGCTCTTCTCGCTTTTTTCTGAGTGTCTCTTTACCGAAAGTCGTGTTTGTATAACCGAGAACAACCTCTCGGTAACGGATTCAATCAGCCGAGGCAACGAGTGCACCTGACACCGAACATCACCCCAAAGCACTCGCCCGAACCaac contains:
- the SPATS2 gene encoding spermatogenesis-associated serine-rich protein 2 isoform X1 — protein: MSKKQNTKDPSGFVFDVQSNTVMAQGGAFENMKEKISAVRAIVPNRSNNEIVLVLQHFDNCVDRTVQAFMEGNASEVLKEWTVTGKKKNKKKKSKAKARAEPSSGSDATKSAPAEEERPARPERAGINGFHVNGCAHDAESADSLSEGLDALSIDARELEDCDVPERAAVPDLANGIADSDPKSLTIHPSQSPSSLRQQRNPPRPPSRPATAPPPGARLEDAPVSPANRKLGSSIEKSVKDLQRCSVSLARYRAVLKEEMDASIKKMKQVFAELQSSLMDREVALLAEMDKVKAEAMEMLGGRQRRAEALKKLADVAVRMSDEQLGELRADIKHFVSERKYDEELGRAARFSCDLEALKRSIAAFGHGDKETPSGPQTPAAHRPPRPAPPPGPGPPGPPRPGAAPAQTPRQVLSPRPGPGGPLGHVYTATLVPLGLFFSSLPPILLTGGSAPPTPSPFPLKKKSPCKEKRAGPELSRGAAFGATAVTSGAVQEQHGGAGVTPETGPFPLVLLFIQISLFSWESLYFIQNLFILFCSVPCSPARPPPPSLPAMKEQGGPRSQFKGGPALPSQLFSHGGYFFFPSLIKLFLNQLNKLIKSNPNMELLKIQELCSTLPHLPRTSTEELGGHLEELGVPMGTPPCPWVTAAPAWPPPP
- the SPATS2 gene encoding spermatogenesis-associated serine-rich protein 2 isoform X2, giving the protein MAQGGAFENMKEKISAVRAIVPNRSNNEIVLVLQHFDNCVDRTVQAFMEGNASEVLKEWTVTGKKKNKKKKSKAKARAEPSSGSDATKSAPAEEERPARPERAGINGFHVNGCAHDAESADSLSEGLDALSIDARELEDCDVPERAAVPDLANGIADSDPKSLTIHPSQSPSSLRQQRNPPRPPSRPATAPPPGARLEDAPVSPANRKLGSSIEKSVKDLQRCSVSLARYRAVLKEEMDASIKKMKQVFAELQSSLMDREVALLAEMDKVKAEAMEMLGGRQRRAEALKKLADVAVRMSDEQLGELRADIKHFVSERKYDEELGRAARFSCDLEALKRSIAAFGHGDKETPSGPQTPAAHRPPRPAPPPGPGPPGPPRPGAAPAQTPRQVLSPRPGPGGPLGHVYTATLVPLGLFFSSLPPILLTGGSAPPTPSPFPLKKKSPCKEKRAGPELSRGAAFGATAVTSGAVQEQHGGAGVTPETGPFPLVLLFIQISLFSWESLYFIQNLFILFCSVPCSPARPPPPSLPAMKEQGGPRSQFKGGPALPSQLFSHGGYFFFPSLIKLFLNQLNKLIKSNPNMELLKIQELCSTLPHLPRTSTEELGGHLEELGVPMGTPPCPWVTAAPAWPPPP